A window of Phaseolus vulgaris cultivar G19833 chromosome 4, P. vulgaris v2.0, whole genome shotgun sequence genomic DNA:
GCGACAGGCAAAGCTCCTTCCCTTCGCTGAGAATCTCCGCACCGGTTAGTTCCAAATACACGATTCTTGAATCCGTTGCGCTTGCGTTCGTGTTTTCGATTATGGAGACGAGGAAGATTTTGCGGATGATAATGTCCTCCACTTCCTGCGGAGTGCGTTGGGGTTTTGTCGCAGCCATGGACGGAAGCTACCGGAGCAATCCAAATGAAACTGAAATTGAAAAtggaattgaaattgaaattggaaTTGGGATTCTAATTTTCTTCTGTGTGTTTCTCTGAAAGAGAAAAGGATCTTAATGTTGAGTGAGAGTGAAAGAGAAGGGTTGAGAATAGAACATGCTTTGGCTTAgatttggagagagagagagaagaacgAACAAGGTTTCATGCTATATATGCAAGGAACTTTAAAACGATGTAGTTTcgtgattatttatttttcaatactttttggaaagggttttcattGAATTgggataaatttaaaattgggATAAACATTTCTTCTTCACTAAAAAGTGGTGTTTAGatacataatatttaataatttatttttagtgtAGAAGTACCATTAAAgtttatttatagaaaaactatttttcaaagatttttcATTTTAACTTGTTGGGAAGGTTATTGTATAAGTAATAAGCTTAATGTcataatttaaaagaattataaatcGACTTGTGAGTAGAAAACAATTTACTAAGAGTGTATGTCTTTCAGGCTTGACATTAGAGAGTTATTATCTTGGTAGTTACatcaatattaaatattatgttaGATACATAATACTTAATGATGTATTTTTACTATAAAAACATCattattaaagtttttttttctaaggtTTTCCATTTTAATATGTTGGGAGCTCATGTATAAGTTATAACTTAACATCATCatttaaaagattataaaatgtgtttttactATAAAAGAGTGTTAGTCTTCCAAAGTGGATAAAAGTGGTTTGTCTTGCAAACCGAGTTATGACTCCAAAAGGAAATTGTCAAGTTTGTCAAAGAACATAGAGAATTATAAGTATGTAAGTGAATATGAGAATTGAGTGGGTGTTCTTTGTGAAATTGACCGGTATTTATAGGTCTTTTAAGGGTTGTTGTGTTGAAAAGATATGTAGAATAAATAAAAGACACATTTGATTATGAAATATGTCATTCAATCAATTATTACTATATAAATATCTTATTTATATAGTTGTATTTGATTTGATTGAATTATATTAGATTTAATTGGACTGCACTTGATTcaattgaatttttatattattatgtgtaTCTTCGTATATCTCGAATACGAATAAGTACATAAGCTCCAAATTTGGAATACATAAAGAGGTGCAAGTGGATTGATTTGATGAATGAATGAGTTTGTAGTTTTAACTCATTAAGGTTTTCTAGAGATAATTGTTGAGGTCGACGTTTGCACGACTCTCGTAAGACCGAGTTTGCTTTGACTCTTTTACTCATTATGATTTGGCTCATAAATACCTGGAAATTACTTTGAGTTAGGGAAAGATAAAGAATCTAGAGGCCGAGCTCGAGCTTTTAAAAGCGAATCTTGAAATTGTCAATGAACATAAAGAGAAATTAAAAGCGGCTAATGAGAAAagcaaccatcttcaagaggAGCTGAGTAAATGTGTCAAAAGGAGACAAATCTTAAAGCGAAAAAATGCCAAGTTGATCAAAGTGGAGTTGGAAGGATATGTTGAGGGCTTCAAGAAAGCTATGTACCAAGCCTTATGTTTTTTTAGATTAGAAAGACATTGTTAGACGAAAAAATTGTCAATGACTAAATTATGCAACTTCATGTTTTATGTATTGACTGTGATAAGTTTATAAAATGTGGTTTTTTATGACCCTAATTTACACAGTTTTGTATGGCTTTCTTGATACGATGATCGTTTGATCTAAGATACACATTGTTGATTTGATGATCGTTTGATCTTGGATAATGTTCTTTCTTTGATGATCATTTGATATCGGATAAACAATGTTTAGTCTTGTAATAATAATTCCTTCGATGATCATTTGATATCGGATAAACATTGTTGATTTGATGATCATTAGATCTCAAAAAGTATTATTCTCTTGGTCGTAATAATAACTTGACGATTGTTTGATCTCAGATAAACACTGTTAATCCGATGATCATTTGATCTTTGAGTTTGTTATTTGACTATTTAgtcttataataattattttgataatagTTTGATCTCAAATATCAATGTACATAAACAAATACTAAAATGAGGTTTTAATTCAAAAATGTGTCTCACTAAAACCTTATTCATAAAAATTCTCCTTAGACATAAAAATCAATATAAGAAAAAGAGTAGATCATTCTTATCAATATTCAGTTGTAATAATCTTTCAAATAAGTCGCATTTCAAGTTCTCTTTAAACTAGAATTTTCCATTCATAAAAGCACCAATCCAACATTTAATAATCGACAATATCTTATAAACCATACTTTAAGTTAGTTTCcattatttaaaagtaatttgaatttcaaataaCAAGTAAAAGAATGAAGTAGGCCAATCCTTAGCAttacctaaaccctaaacatttaTCTCTCAAAACTTCTTCAAGATTGACACAAACCTTGATTAAAcatatttcttatttattttctctctattttttattttcatataaaataaaaggcTTTAGCTTTTAGAATAAATTTAATTCCACATAACCAATATCATTAATGTCAACTATATAAAATCCATAATCCTaacttcattttaaaataaagagactaaattaaatcttaataataataaaaagttaaataaaaagaCAAAAAGAATAATTTATCTAATTATTTCCATGAAATTcaggaaaatttatttttatggaaATTTATGGAAATCAATTGATCATTTCCTTTTTTACTTTCACTTCATGTTCTCCATTTTCCTTTAGAAtttataatgtaatattttaatttattataaatttacatgtatatgtatttttcaaatattaacCTATGTATTTCCATAAATTTCAGTATAATTTCAATAACAGAAAATCGAATTGAGAAATAAATGTCTACACACCAAAAAAAGCACATAAGAAGATAatcccatatatatatatatatagttttgaAGATAGAATCTTGAACCATATTGAAGAGATTCACTCATTCATCTCTCACTTTATTAGATATGGTCTTGGTATAGGGTGGGTCCAGGTGACTAAACGACGTCGTTTACCCGGAGTTGGTTTCAATCAAATTGGAGGAACCACCAccatttttctctctttcatggTGCCACTGTCACTCTTCTCTCCTCCCTTTTGCTTCGCAAATCCTCTAATTTTGCGTCTAATCGGTATTCTCTTCTTTTCCTAATCCATTTTAGTTTCTGcttattcttctttttcttttcgtGGAGGCTTAGTTTTTGAATTAGGTTTTTTGTTGAAAAATTATTTGGGATTAAAATTTGCTCTTTTTTTTTCGTGTTGATTTACTGGttaaaatgttttctcttttgtcTGGGTGCTGTTGTTGATGGGTGCTTTGGGTTGTTTTAAGTAgctgattttgatttttgaaccCCCATTTGAATTGGGGCTGGCTATGAAATGATTGCACTGAAATGAGGTGAAGTTTGATATGAACTATGCAGAAGTGCAAATATCAAATCTGTCCTTTTTCCCCCTTAAAATTCTGCCTTTTGAATGCTTTCCTGATCTTTGAATAGGGTATATGGTTattgaagaaagaaagacataattttttaatatacatGGATAAAAGGGATTGATTATtagtttcaatttttatattattttttgtgtgtgtttctTTCTACCAAGTTCATAAAATTCAAACACAGGAGATTGGCCTAGTAAGTTTCTTCTCTGCTATCAAGTTATAGTAACTTAAATGGGTTTGGAAATTTGGAGTTAAATTTTTGGCTAGTATGCATTTGTGTAATTGGGTGCCACGATAGATGATTTCATTGGTATCTACATGCCGTGCTTTTCCTTTGCTTGGCCAAAACGAAAAGTTTAATGCTGATCACTAGGTGGTAGTTTTGATGTTAAATGTTAATACACCTGTATGGTTGAGTCCGTGTATATAAGAGTAAGCAGCTAGTTAAACATGTTACTCGTATTTGTTTACTGATTGTTAACTGGATTGAACTATCTTTATTTGTTTTGTATACCACCAACTATAGTACTGTTGTGTGCATGCTTCATGATCATTCCTGTAGATTGTAATAGTGAATACATCCACACGTGCATACAAAACACGTTTGTGTTCTTGATGCCTAGCATTCTGTACAAAACAGTGGTTTGAAAAATTCTTCTTAGGACTGAAGGTAACTTCTTCAAAACAAAACTTATTATATGGCTAGATGCTATGCTGTTTTGAGATTTTGTTTGCTAATGTCTTTTCATCTACGCACCCCAGAATAAATCATGCACTATATGACTCGGATATTccttggttgttaattatgTAGGGTTGGAGGCAGTGGCATAtagccatttttttttatcaaacactGAAAGGCTTGATTTTGATTCTGGTGGAATTTTTAGGCACGTTGCTGTTAGTTTCAAATATGTAGGTCATTGTGGCTGATTCCCCCCGGGATCATACAAAGCTATGCTTCATATTTAGGGAGTAGCAAACATGGATGATAATATTCATTATTTCTTTCATTAGTATGATTAAAGAAATTACTTTCTATGCGTGAGTGTGTGACACTGTGACATTCTTGCTAGTTGGCTGGCTCTCTTACGCCCAATCCCaaaggataaagaggaaaaagttGGATTTTAACTACTGACTGAGGAATGTGGAATATACTTATTAGTTTATATTGTGATTGATTTGCTTTAGAAAGTATATTAAATGCATGTAGTATGAAGTTGTATCATTATGTATTTGTTGAACTTGACTGCTTGCTCTCGAGAACTAGAACAGAAAACACAAATGAAAAACTTATCGGTATAATATAATGATGTTAATACAGTTTCTGATTGGTATGGTTATAGAAATTGTGTCAAATGAAGGCAGTAGATTAACTGGATTGCATATGATAATAGCTATAGCTTTACTTCAAATGAATTTAACTACTGTATATACAAAATTTGTATCGTTGagtcaaaatattattatgccAAGTTTTTTGGTTTATTCTTGTTACTCATCTGAGTTTGTCCTGCAGGCATGTTACAGATTTATGCTTTTGGGTCATTCATTAATGATAAATTGTCATCTGGATGACACTTCCTGATTGGTTATTTACATATTGTAATTCAGAATGTGGAGCTTTGCATCAAATTGCATTGCTGGAACTGTGGGAGTGAAAAATGATTCTTCAAAGCCTACTCAATCTACTTCAGAATGTTCCGACGACGAGACTTCTATTATAGGCAGAGAGGAAGGATTGGAATGCCCAATATGCTGGGAATCCTTCAATATTGTTGAAAACGTGCCCTATGTTTTATGGTGTGGCCATACTCTTTGTAAAAATTGCATCCTTGGATTGCAATGGGCTGTTGTGAAATTTCCAACGCTGCCTGTTCAACTTCCCCTTTTTATCTCCTGTCCGTGGTGCAACCTTCTATCTTTTCGTTTAGTTTACCGTGGAAACCTTAAATTCCCTCGCAAAAACTACTTTCTTCTCTGGATGGTTGAGAGCATGAACGGTGATAGACTGAAATCACATTCACCTTTCTGTGGTGATAACCAACACCACTCAATTAAAGACAATTTAACCATGGGAAGCCAGGTAAGCCATGGAAACCATCGGAGGGGGCAAGTTCACCATCCAGAGATATCAAATCATAATCAATATCATGGCAATACTGGTAATCTCCTCAATATGGAAAGACTCCATGTTTATATTCGGAAGTCACTGTTATTCTTTGTCCAGGTGACAGCAAAGTTCCCATTGGtcattatatttcttttaattctcTTATATGCAATACCAGCCAGTGCAGCCATTTTGGCTCTGTATGTACTTGTTACAATTCTGTTTGCCCTCCCATCTTTTCTCATTTTGTACTTCTCATATCCTAGTTTGGATTGGCTTGTCAGGGAAATTATCGCTTAAGATTGTGAACTAGTACAGGAGCCAACTTTGGAAACATTAAGTCAACAGCATATATCT
This region includes:
- the LOC137836940 gene encoding uncharacterized protein, producing the protein MWSFASNCIAGTVGVKNDSSKPTQSTSECSDDETSIIGREEGLECPICWESFNIVENVPYVLWCGHTLCKNCILGLQWAVVKFPTLPVQLPLFISCPWCNLLSFRLVYRGNLKFPRKNYFLLWMVESMNGDRLKSHSPFCGDNQHHSIKDNLTMGSQVSHGNHRRGQVHHPEISNHNQYHGNTGNLLNMERLHVYIRKSLLFFVQVTAKFPLVIIFLLILLYAIPASAAILALYVLVTILFALPSFLILYFSYPSLDWLVREIIA